From a single Halovulum dunhuangense genomic region:
- a CDS encoding DUF2160 domain-containing protein, translating to MAWMAWTWPTAIFFIVIACLLLTMTILAIKFPETPRRGILRIETTRGDRLFISLLGSAFICLAWLATFGAPLWGALIVCLVYAAAVFRWV from the coding sequence ATGGCATGGATGGCCTGGACCTGGCCCACGGCGATCTTCTTCATCGTGATCGCCTGCCTTCTGCTCACCATGACGATCCTCGCGATCAAGTTCCCCGAGACGCCGCGCCGCGGCATCCTGCGGATCGAGACCACGCGCGGCGACCGTCTCTTCATCAGTCTTCTGGGCTCGGCCTTCATCTGCCTGGCCTGGCTCGCCACCTTCGGCGCCCCCCTCTGGGGTGCGCTGATCGTCTGTCTCGTCTACGCCGCAGCGGTGTTTCGCTGGGTCTGA